A part of Melittangium boletus DSM 14713 genomic DNA contains:
- a CDS encoding type II secretion system protein: MSRSRSHHLASGRGFTLIELVISVTIIGLIVALALPGISGAVVRTKQGEREVMMNAIIQAVNDYASTHGGQLPGGLTPDLPRNPDHAPDGSRQAFSAEVGHWAELGWTPEGSLYYRYDVTSPAPDTVVVTAQADLDRNGQVNVKSVTYKRQAGTFQRLSETESADLY, translated from the coding sequence ATGTCGCGATCACGGTCCCACCACCTGGCCTCGGGCCGGGGCTTCACACTCATCGAATTGGTGATCTCCGTCACCATCATCGGGCTCATCGTCGCGCTGGCCCTGCCTGGAATCTCCGGCGCCGTGGTGCGCACGAAGCAGGGCGAGCGGGAGGTGATGATGAACGCCATCATCCAGGCGGTGAATGACTACGCCAGCACGCACGGGGGCCAGCTTCCCGGGGGGCTGACGCCCGACCTGCCCCGCAATCCGGACCACGCGCCGGATGGCTCCCGGCAGGCGTTCTCGGCGGAGGTGGGCCACTGGGCCGAGCTGGGGTGGACCCCGGAGGGGTCGCTCTACTACCGCTACGACGTCACGAGCCCCGCGCCCGACACCGTCGTGGTGACGGCCCAGGCGGACCTGGACCGCAATGGCCAGGTGAACGTCAAGTCCGTCACCTACAAGCGCCAGGCGGGCACCTTCCAGCGTCTCTCCGAGACGGAGAGCGCCGATCTGTATTGA
- a CDS encoding oxygenase MpaB family protein, whose amino-acid sequence MSDFTRENSIVRKIWGDADVILLLFAGAAAEYSLHRSVDWLAFTGAILNDPIGRIFATVGFAQDLAFGSEQKSNAKLAQINAIHKAVERKRGQTMPDWAHRDVLYLVLDYSERAFTLVHRPLTAEEQEGCYQYTRRIGEGLGMQGLPTSYPEWRRHRDAILTENLAHSDYTLALLKSFRRDLGPWRFQLLLQAQSLIAPEPVRKLLGLKPMPGLNQALQLYRLLVASGLRSIIQKTLIPPDRLSAVQSLDLARAA is encoded by the coding sequence ATGAGCGATTTCACTCGTGAGAATTCGATTGTCCGGAAGATCTGGGGAGATGCCGACGTCATCCTGCTGCTGTTCGCGGGCGCGGCGGCCGAGTACTCCCTGCATCGCTCGGTGGATTGGCTGGCGTTCACGGGGGCCATCCTGAACGACCCGATCGGACGCATCTTCGCGACCGTGGGCTTCGCCCAGGATCTCGCCTTCGGCAGCGAGCAGAAGTCCAACGCCAAGCTGGCGCAGATCAACGCCATCCACAAGGCGGTGGAGCGCAAGCGGGGCCAGACCATGCCGGACTGGGCGCACCGGGATGTGTTGTACCTGGTGCTGGACTACTCGGAGCGGGCCTTCACCCTGGTCCACCGGCCGCTCACCGCCGAGGAGCAGGAGGGCTGCTACCAGTACACGCGGCGCATCGGCGAGGGGCTGGGAATGCAGGGCCTGCCCACGAGCTATCCGGAGTGGCGGCGGCACCGCGACGCGATCCTCACCGAGAACCTGGCGCACAGCGATTACACCCTGGCGCTGCTGAAGTCCTTCCGCCGGGACCTGGGTCCCTGGCGCTTCCAGTTGCTCCTGCAGGCCCAGAGCCTGATCGCTCCCGAGCCCGTCCGGAAGCTGCTCGGCTTGAAGCCGATGCCGGGATTGAACCAGGCGCTCCAGCTCTACCGGCTCCTGGTGGCGAGCGGTCTGCGGAGCATCATCCAGAAGACCCTCATTCCTCCCGACCGCCTGTCCGCCGTCCAATCGCTGGATCTGGCGCGGGCGGCCTGA
- a CDS encoding DUF4832 domain-containing protein: MRHGSGALLSAYLLLSTASAEAAISGVVLSNDATHVTYQFQYSGAPAFLRAYIDVDRNPATGFAQQGIGADYLLENGSLFKHQGTGWSWLSVGTATHTSTGGTAYWKVARADLGETASPNDADLVFQVESPLETSAKATHVYSGGGTGTGTGTTSWYSASTATIANPERGFYHHTQDCDKADFNATTLKGYRETQKITQVICIFYLAEFKNGPISQAQLDRFQRQASAVRSAGLKMIVRFAYTSSTAGDDVPLSRVSSHLDQLAPYLNSNADVISVMQTGLIGAWGEWYYTQNFGNSGTVSQTDWNNRKAVVDKLLASLPASRMVQLRTPKFKRTMYGTTALASAQAFNGSAAARIGHHNDCFLASATDFGTYENTSVEYPYLAAETNFLPMGGETCAFNPPRSDCASALNELGLFHYSYLNTDYEPTVLNGWASGGCRPEIDRRLGYRFSLVSATFPATATRGAAMPVAFEIKNEGWASPFNPRSVELVLRHTTSGAVHRLPLSVDPRRWAPGTTTTVSQGVTLPASLPSGTYALLLNLPDPAASLNTRPEYSIQLANSNVWEASTGFNTLQRSVTVP; this comes from the coding sequence ATGCGTCATGGCTCCGGTGCGCTGCTGAGCGCGTACCTGCTGCTGTCCACCGCCTCCGCCGAGGCGGCCATCTCCGGTGTGGTGTTGAGCAACGACGCCACCCACGTCACCTATCAATTCCAGTACAGCGGCGCTCCGGCCTTCCTGCGCGCGTACATCGACGTGGACCGCAACCCGGCGACGGGCTTCGCGCAGCAAGGTATTGGCGCGGACTACCTCCTGGAGAACGGCTCGCTCTTCAAGCACCAGGGCACCGGGTGGAGCTGGCTGTCCGTGGGCACCGCGACGCACACGAGCACGGGAGGTACGGCGTATTGGAAGGTCGCTCGCGCGGACCTGGGCGAGACCGCGAGCCCGAACGACGCGGACCTCGTCTTCCAGGTCGAGTCCCCCCTGGAGACGTCCGCCAAGGCCACCCATGTCTACAGTGGCGGGGGAACGGGGACGGGCACGGGCACCACGTCCTGGTACTCGGCGAGCACCGCGACGATCGCCAACCCCGAGCGCGGCTTCTACCACCACACGCAGGACTGCGACAAAGCCGACTTCAACGCCACCACGCTCAAGGGCTACCGCGAGACGCAGAAGATCACCCAGGTCATCTGCATCTTCTACCTGGCGGAGTTCAAGAACGGCCCCATCAGCCAGGCCCAGCTGGACCGCTTCCAGCGGCAGGCGAGCGCCGTGCGGTCCGCGGGACTCAAGATGATCGTCCGCTTCGCCTATACGTCCTCCACGGCCGGAGACGACGTGCCCTTGAGCCGGGTCTCCTCGCACCTGGATCAACTGGCGCCGTACCTGAACAGCAACGCGGATGTCATCTCCGTGATGCAGACGGGACTCATCGGCGCGTGGGGCGAGTGGTACTACACGCAGAACTTCGGCAACTCGGGCACGGTGTCGCAGACCGACTGGAACAACCGCAAGGCCGTGGTCGACAAGCTGCTCGCGTCGCTGCCCGCCTCGCGCATGGTCCAGCTGCGCACGCCCAAGTTCAAGCGGACGATGTATGGCACCACGGCGCTCGCTTCCGCGCAGGCGTTCAATGGCTCCGCAGCGGCGCGCATCGGGCACCACAACGACTGCTTCCTCGCCAGCGCCACCGACTTCGGCACGTATGAGAACACCTCGGTGGAGTACCCCTACCTGGCGGCGGAGACGAACTTCCTCCCCATGGGCGGCGAGACGTGCGCCTTCAACCCGCCGCGCTCGGATTGCGCCAGCGCGCTCAACGAGCTGGGCCTGTTTCACTACTCCTACCTGAATACGGACTACGAGCCCACGGTGCTCAACGGCTGGGCGAGTGGGGGGTGCCGGCCGGAGATCGACCGGCGGCTCGGCTACCGGTTCTCGCTCGTGTCCGCGACCTTCCCCGCCACGGCCACCCGGGGCGCGGCCATGCCCGTGGCGTTCGAGATCAAGAACGAGGGCTGGGCCTCGCCCTTCAACCCGCGGTCGGTCGAGCTGGTCCTGCGCCACACCACGAGCGGCGCCGTGCACCGCCTGCCCCTGTCCGTGGATCCGCGCCGCTGGGCGCCGGGAACGACCACGACCGTCAGCCAGGGCGTCACGCTGCCGGCCTCCCTGCCTTCTGGCACCTATGCCCTCTTGTTGAACCTGCCGGATCCGGCGGCGTCGCTGAATACCCGTCCGGAGTACTCCATCCAGCTCGCCAACTCGAATGTCTGGGAGGCCTCCACCGGGTTCAACACGCTTCAACGGAGCGTGACGGTCCCGTAG
- a CDS encoding vWA domain-containing protein produces MTDTSKSSSDALDLVFWDPSGYRWNGSGDWKQWRYIPDGLGGEIGIRFGVSSGFSTFNWSIRGVAPHGSINDGTGVASFGKNEQTGLTATHVNAIRMQTPTRFTDAQNNFTVELDFSRYKGSKVGGKDGVAGANTFMGVSDIYAGQTYARTVVTITGTLADGSAASPQGWKLLNGGVAPYSAGKLHSAQLGLTNGVLQGTSTVAPGGQAKSVNTVMGLVRLDAAGCKTLRLRYDLFPVGNNQAARTDNSALYVASVFPREPAGAERPKAEKPSTPATPTVVIRDKPGTISSYAYTVRNPDGSIAGKGCFTYELPADGGEPKLIAFHYHDKLVGTIDKSHVQTFYFNQDKGDERFTFVTGTPAKGICGLTADTSLPTQLTGLGGKGSHYYLGKTLDFPELATGASVTEESTTIPAVDLVVVIDSSVSMKDKADALNQAVGAAIEVAKSRCPSDLRVTYLGIEGTFKNTRFDTTVKNYLVGTAKADEASLRSRKKGSVAGGGAQEDGARAIEDVVAHYDWRPGARRAIFFLGDEAFEGGGNVDQEDIDATNRAIEAAKKGDVRVHTYLGTSSAKGKHRKALEDEFARAASETGGKAFTDKDSLNGFQELLEKVICGSKSSTTTTTGFCCQEYVEKDVAGDH; encoded by the coding sequence ATGACAGACACCTCTAAATCCTCTTCCGATGCGCTCGATCTGGTGTTCTGGGATCCCTCGGGGTACAGGTGGAATGGCTCGGGCGACTGGAAACAGTGGCGCTATATCCCCGACGGGCTGGGCGGGGAGATCGGCATCCGGTTTGGCGTCAGCTCTGGCTTCAGCACCTTCAACTGGAGCATTAGAGGCGTGGCCCCGCACGGCTCGATCAATGACGGTACGGGCGTTGCCTCGTTCGGGAAGAATGAGCAGACGGGTCTAACAGCCACCCACGTCAACGCGATCCGCATGCAGACGCCCACGCGGTTCACCGACGCCCAGAACAACTTCACCGTCGAGCTCGACTTCTCCCGGTACAAGGGCTCGAAGGTCGGGGGCAAGGACGGCGTCGCGGGGGCCAATACCTTCATGGGCGTGAGCGACATCTACGCGGGCCAGACCTACGCCCGGACGGTGGTCACCATCACCGGTACGCTCGCCGACGGTAGCGCCGCGAGCCCCCAGGGCTGGAAACTGCTCAACGGTGGCGTGGCTCCCTACAGCGCCGGCAAGCTGCACAGTGCGCAACTGGGCCTCACCAACGGCGTGCTACAGGGCACCTCGACCGTGGCGCCTGGCGGCCAGGCCAAATCAGTCAATACCGTGATGGGCCTGGTGCGGCTCGACGCGGCCGGCTGCAAGACGCTGCGCTTGCGGTATGACCTCTTCCCGGTGGGGAACAACCAGGCGGCGCGCACCGACAATTCGGCGCTCTACGTCGCTTCCGTCTTCCCTCGCGAGCCCGCGGGTGCCGAGCGGCCCAAGGCCGAGAAGCCTTCCACGCCCGCGACGCCCACGGTCGTGATCAGGGACAAGCCGGGAACCATCAGCAGCTATGCCTATACCGTGCGCAACCCGGATGGTTCGATCGCGGGCAAGGGCTGCTTCACCTATGAGCTCCCGGCCGATGGCGGCGAGCCCAAACTGATCGCGTTCCACTACCACGACAAGCTCGTGGGGACGATCGACAAGAGCCATGTCCAGACGTTCTACTTCAACCAGGACAAGGGCGATGAGCGCTTCACGTTCGTGACCGGCACCCCGGCCAAGGGCATCTGCGGCCTGACCGCGGACACCTCCCTGCCCACCCAGCTCACCGGGCTCGGCGGCAAAGGGTCCCACTACTACCTCGGCAAGACGCTGGACTTTCCCGAGCTGGCCACGGGGGCCTCGGTCACCGAGGAGAGCACCACCATTCCCGCGGTCGACCTGGTCGTGGTCATCGACTCCAGCGTCTCGATGAAGGACAAGGCCGATGCGCTGAACCAGGCGGTCGGCGCGGCCATCGAGGTGGCCAAGAGCAGGTGCCCCTCGGACCTGCGCGTCACGTACCTGGGTATCGAAGGGACGTTCAAGAACACGCGCTTCGACACCACGGTCAAGAACTACCTGGTCGGCACCGCCAAGGCGGACGAGGCCTCGCTGCGGAGTCGCAAGAAGGGCTCGGTGGCGGGCGGCGGCGCGCAGGAGGACGGGGCGCGCGCCATCGAGGACGTCGTCGCGCACTATGACTGGCGGCCCGGCGCCAGGCGCGCGATCTTCTTCCTCGGTGACGAGGCGTTCGAGGGCGGTGGCAACGTCGATCAAGAAGACATCGACGCCACCAACCGCGCCATCGAGGCCGCCAAGAAAGGCGATGTCCGGGTCCACACGTATCTCGGGACGAGCAGCGCGAAGGGCAAGCACCGCAAGGCGCTGGAGGATGAGTTCGCGCGCGCCGCGTCCGAGACCGGCGGCAAGGCGTTCACCGACAAGGACTCGCTCAACGGCTTCCAGGAACTCCTGGAGAAGGTGATCTGCGGCAGCAAGTCGAGCACGACCACCACGACCGGGTTCTGCTGTCAGGAGTACGTGGAAAAGGACGTGGCGGGCGACCACTAG